The following proteins are co-located in the Apium graveolens cultivar Ventura chromosome 5, ASM990537v1, whole genome shotgun sequence genome:
- the LOC141661411 gene encoding transcription factor bHLH162 yields the protein MDQNQSSSSKADRKTIEKNRRTQMKGLYTELNSLVPPQNSREVKSLTDQLDVAEKYIRKLQIKVEKMKEKRECLMENNPNARLYGGLATQPRIEIHESGNAVVLNLVTGLECEFMFNETIRMCHEEGLDIVNASFSVTENSVFHTIHSKVGEFAQEGAIDRVTEKLNTFVAGST from the exons ATGGACCAAAACCAAAGTAGCTCTTCGAAAGCTGATAGAAAGACTATTGAAAAGAACAGGAGGACTCAGATGAAAGGCCTCTACACTGAACTTAATTCTCTTGTTCCTCCTCAAAATTCCAGG GAGGTGAAGTCGTTAACCGATCAACTTGACGTAGCTGAAAAGTACATAAGGAAACTACAAATTAAGGTGGAGAAAATGAAGGAAAAGAGAGAGTGTTTGATGGAGAATAATCCAAATGCTAGGTTATATGGGGGATTAGCAACCCAACCACGAATTGAAATTCACGAATCTGGTAATGCGGTAGTGCTAAATCTGGTAACTGGTTTGGAATGTGAGTTCATGTTTAATGAAACTATTCGAATGTGTCATGAAGAGGGGTTGGATATTGTGAATGCAAGCTTTTCTGTCACCGAGAATTCAGTATTCCACACTATACACTCCAAG GTTGGTGAATTTGCTCAAGAAGGCGCAATTGATCGAGTTACTGAGAAACTAAACACGTTTGTCGCGGGTTCTACCTAA